In SAR202 cluster bacterium, one genomic interval encodes:
- a CDS encoding amidohydrolase translates to MRNGFKVIDADGHFYETADLWEKYTEPAFRNRVPKVAEMQGNSMVKFEGEPAGVSRAKTLWGQMDAKFGHAFRDNWSLKSRLKDMDNEGWDIQVCLPTKAVSLPAFIPADVQGAMVKAYNNWAHDFCSESNNRVKFTAPVPGHDVNELQSEARRAITELGAVSIFLPKAIPDKMWHHPDYNAVWQTIQDLDVPISVHGSSSSSGDPLTNTRYNPHAGPFIALGQAIGFPFENMINLGHFMYSGILDRYPKLRLLVLEANSGWVPFWLNRLEKYCEGRQSVFFDEHPLKATPQEYFLRQCAVAADADEPSIKYVVDYLGDDNIVFNTDYPHPDAPATSEPLKNMMEQPLTKESKKKILWDNSVKIYGKRLVAGHSQGKK, encoded by the coding sequence ATGCGTAACGGCTTTAAGGTTATTGATGCGGACGGGCATTTCTACGAGACCGCAGACCTGTGGGAGAAGTACACGGAACCCGCCTTTCGTAATCGGGTGCCCAAGGTTGCTGAAATGCAGGGGAACTCTATGGTCAAGTTTGAGGGCGAGCCTGCCGGCGTCTCCCGCGCCAAGACCCTCTGGGGTCAAATGGATGCCAAGTTCGGCCATGCTTTTAGAGACAACTGGAGCCTCAAGAGCCGCCTCAAGGATATGGACAACGAGGGCTGGGATATTCAGGTATGTCTGCCCACCAAGGCCGTTTCCCTTCCCGCCTTCATCCCCGCTGATGTCCAGGGCGCCATGGTGAAAGCCTATAACAACTGGGCCCATGACTTCTGCAGCGAGTCCAACAATCGCGTGAAGTTCACTGCGCCCGTGCCAGGCCATGATGTCAACGAGCTTCAGTCCGAGGCCCGCCGCGCCATCACAGAGCTCGGTGCTGTGTCCATCTTCCTCCCCAAGGCCATCCCCGACAAGATGTGGCATCACCCCGACTACAACGCCGTGTGGCAGACCATTCAGGACCTGGACGTGCCCATATCCGTCCATGGCAGCAGCAGCTCCAGCGGCGACCCCCTCACCAACACCCGATACAATCCCCACGCTGGCCCTTTCATCGCCCTGGGCCAGGCTATCGGCTTCCCCTTCGAGAACATGATAAATCTTGGCCACTTCATGTATTCAGGTATCCTGGACCGCTATCCTAAGCTCAGGCTCCTGGTCTTGGAAGCCAACTCCGGCTGGGTGCCCTTCTGGCTAAACCGACTTGAGAAATATTGTGAAGGCAGACAGTCGGTGTTTTTTGACGAGCATCCGCTCAAGGCCACGCCCCAGGAGTACTTCCTGCGCCAGTGCGCCGTGGCCGCCGATGCGGACGAGCCTTCCATCAAATACGTCGTCGACTATCTCGGCGACGACAACATCGTCTTCAACACGGACTACCCGCACCCTGACGCCCCCGCCACCAGCGAGCCTCTCAAGAACATGATGGAGCAGCCGTTGACCAAAGAGAGCAAGAAAAAGATTCTTTGGGATAACTCCGTAAAGATTTACGGTAAACGGCTCGTCGCCGGTCACTCACAGGGCAAGAAGTAA
- a CDS encoding APC family permease, translating to MLNALRHLVFGYPLATSQSAIQRLAVPLAFVILSANPLSSSAYASEEILIAFGDTGARGLTYALFVSLAIVALYFIVVFSYQQVVRVYTGGGGSYTVAKTNLGVPWGLIAGAGLLIDYVLTVAVSVSAGVAALASAFPEFADHKVSVSIALILGLTVLNLRGVRESAFAFALPVYLFIICLIVMTGIGVFRYLVHGTPATVDINQVSQTSGAIGILLLLRAFAAGCVALTGIESVSNATTIFKAPVSHNARVTLLMLGVIMAALFMGISLLTYLFDIGHSDSETLVSQVAKASLGVNIFYYIVLTSTTLILLLAANTAFADFPRLSAIMARDGYLPRPLANLGDRLVYFNGILTLAFFSVILIILSNANTHSLIPLYAIGVFVGFTLTQSGMVSYWLKNREKGWRSGLIINGIGAIVTGVVLVEITVVKFAPGTWVGAWIIVLVIFLLILLFYAIRNHYTAVADALSLERETSLERMTGIIAIVPIGAVHRAVLPAIDYARSIAADVRAVHVTVDEVAAQSVRDRWSRISQGLNLIFLPSPYRAVVSPLVQYIHKVAEESPHQRVVVVIPEFVPRRWWQQFLHNQTALFIKGALLFQRHIIVVSVPYHLPR from the coding sequence ATGCTCAACGCCCTGCGACACCTGGTCTTCGGGTATCCCCTGGCCACCTCTCAGAGCGCCATTCAGCGGTTGGCGGTGCCTTTAGCCTTTGTCATCCTCTCCGCCAACCCCCTGTCCTCTTCCGCCTACGCCTCGGAAGAAATCCTTATCGCCTTTGGAGACACAGGCGCCAGGGGCCTCACCTACGCGCTTTTTGTCAGCCTGGCCATTGTCGCGCTCTATTTCATCGTCGTCTTCTCCTACCAGCAGGTCGTTCGCGTGTATACAGGCGGCGGAGGCTCCTACACCGTCGCCAAGACGAACCTGGGAGTCCCCTGGGGCCTGATAGCAGGCGCGGGACTTCTCATAGACTACGTCCTGACCGTGGCCGTGTCCGTCTCCGCCGGCGTGGCGGCCCTGGCTTCCGCCTTTCCCGAGTTCGCCGACCATAAGGTGTCCGTTTCCATTGCTCTTATACTCGGCCTAACGGTGCTAAACCTTCGAGGCGTCAGGGAATCGGCTTTCGCCTTTGCCCTGCCCGTTTACCTCTTTATCATCTGCTTGATCGTGATGACTGGAATAGGCGTCTTCAGGTATCTGGTCCATGGGACGCCCGCCACGGTTGACATAAACCAGGTCTCTCAGACCTCCGGCGCCATCGGCATTCTTCTCTTGCTCCGGGCCTTCGCCGCCGGCTGTGTGGCCCTGACGGGTATCGAGTCTGTGTCCAACGCCACCACCATTTTTAAGGCGCCGGTCTCCCATAACGCCCGCGTCACCTTGCTGATGCTGGGCGTTATCATGGCTGCCCTCTTCATGGGCATCTCCCTTCTCACCTACCTTTTCGACATCGGGCACTCGGACAGCGAGACCCTGGTATCGCAGGTCGCCAAGGCCAGCCTGGGAGTCAACATCTTCTACTACATTGTTCTCACCAGCACTACCCTGATACTCCTCCTGGCCGCCAATACCGCCTTTGCCGACTTCCCCCGTCTCTCCGCCATCATGGCCCGCGACGGCTACCTACCCAGGCCCCTGGCCAACCTGGGCGACAGGCTGGTGTACTTCAACGGCATCCTTACTCTCGCCTTCTTCTCCGTGATTCTTATCATCCTCTCCAATGCCAATACCCATAGCCTTATCCCTCTCTACGCCATAGGCGTGTTCGTAGGTTTCACGCTTACTCAGAGTGGTATGGTCTCTTACTGGCTAAAGAATCGAGAGAAGGGCTGGCGGAGCGGACTCATCATCAACGGCATCGGCGCGATTGTCACAGGCGTGGTACTTGTCGAAATCACCGTGGTCAAGTTCGCTCCGGGCACCTGGGTGGGCGCCTGGATTATTGTGTTAGTAATCTTTCTTCTCATCCTTCTCTTCTACGCTATCCGCAACCACTACACCGCCGTGGCCGACGCCCTTTCCCTGGAGCGCGAGACTTCCCTGGAGCGCATGACCGGAATCATCGCCATCGTTCCTATCGGCGCCGTCCATCGCGCAGTCCTGCCGGCCATTGACTACGCCAGGTCCATCGCCGCCGATGTCCGGGCGGTGCACGTCACGGTGGACGAGGTGGCGGCGCAATCGGTCAGGGACCGCTGGTCGAGGATAAGCCAGGGCCTGAACCTTATCTTCCTGCCGTCACCATACAGGGCCGTCGTTTCGCCGCTAGTCCAATACATACATAAAGTCGCCGAGGAGAGTCCCCATCAGCGTGTCGTGGTAGTCATACCCGAGTTTGTGCCGAGGCGGTGGTGGCAGCAGTTCCTGCACAACCAGACCGCCCTCTTCATAAAAGGCGCCCTGCTCTTCCAGCGGCATATCATCGTCGTGAGCGTCCCCTACCACCTGCCCCGATGA
- a CDS encoding cupin domain-containing protein produces MQIVRMYTGADGVCRMEDVSSQELRLPATELVLRKTNLNVNSKWHPAGRRQVQFLLKGRLRVEMEDGTTREFSPGDVIIEDDLQGKGHRAFLIGTQPAATSVVYL; encoded by the coding sequence ATGCAAATTGTCCGAATGTATACCGGAGCTGACGGTGTCTGCCGCATGGAGGACGTATCCTCACAAGAGCTGCGTCTGCCTGCCACTGAGCTAGTCCTCAGAAAGACAAACCTAAACGTGAATTCCAAATGGCATCCCGCAGGCCGCCGCCAGGTCCAATTCCTCCTCAAAGGCCGCCTTCGAGTCGAAATGGAGGACGGCACAACCCGCGAGTTCAGCCCGGGCGATGTGATTATCGAAGATGACCTGCAGGGCAAAGGCCACCGCGCCTTCCTTATCGGCACGCAACCGGCGGCAACCTCGGTGGTCTACCTCTAG
- a CDS encoding CocE/NonD family hydrolase gives MSRSAFLPAGVEVSYHVKIPMRDGVKLSSDIYFPRGERIPRPVVLLRTPYDNMTENLIDEGVFYAQHGYVYVVQDARGRNDSDGVFYPWANEANDGYDTIEWIGRQPWCDGNVGMVGSSYAGNVQWQAAVMGSKYLKTIIPRVIGHNLYEAPHYQGGAFQLGWSATWVYRIDGRTAQKIDKFNWNHIFSSLPLKDVDKAGGKNIKYFQDWLDHPDYDDYWKSHALEERYGDVKIPVFNIGGWYDFFSIGIFENFSRMRKMGGSELARRNQKILVGPWVHRANTWTHAGEVDFGYDSLLDLRYIELGWMDRWLKGAKNGLDQEAPVKLFVMGINQWRDEREWPLARANYVPFYLHSRGNARTLRGDGVLSKEKPSQESPDGYEYDPTLPTPTRGGSTCCNPEVLPYGAYDQRVVEQRSDVLVYTSEALLEDMEVTGPVWATVYASSSTVDTDFTAKLVDVHPDGYALNLCDGILRARYRESRERQKLMEPGKVYEFKINLGPTSNVFLKGHRIRFEIASCNFPRFDRNLNTGADPFATDAEIKVAQQRVFHESAYPSHVLLPVIPSR, from the coding sequence ATGTCCAGAAGCGCATTTCTGCCGGCCGGCGTAGAGGTCAGTTATCATGTAAAGATTCCTATGAGAGACGGAGTGAAGCTCTCCTCGGATATCTATTTCCCCCGGGGAGAGAGAATACCCAGGCCCGTGGTGCTGCTCCGCACGCCGTACGACAATATGACCGAAAACTTGATTGACGAAGGCGTCTTTTACGCTCAGCACGGCTATGTCTATGTGGTGCAGGACGCGCGAGGGCGCAACGATTCGGACGGGGTTTTCTACCCCTGGGCGAATGAGGCCAACGATGGCTATGACACAATTGAGTGGATAGGGAGGCAGCCGTGGTGCGACGGCAACGTGGGGATGGTGGGCAGCTCCTACGCCGGCAATGTGCAGTGGCAAGCGGCGGTGATGGGGAGCAAGTATCTCAAAACTATCATACCTAGGGTCATAGGCCACAACCTGTACGAGGCGCCCCACTACCAGGGCGGCGCTTTTCAGTTGGGATGGAGCGCCACCTGGGTGTACAGAATCGACGGGCGGACCGCGCAAAAGATAGACAAGTTCAACTGGAACCATATCTTCAGCTCGCTGCCGCTAAAAGATGTGGACAAGGCGGGCGGCAAGAACATCAAGTATTTTCAAGACTGGCTGGACCACCCGGACTATGATGACTATTGGAAGTCGCACGCCCTGGAAGAACGCTACGGGGACGTGAAGATACCTGTCTTTAACATCGGCGGTTGGTACGACTTTTTCAGCATCGGCATTTTCGAGAACTTTTCGAGGATGAGGAAGATGGGCGGGTCGGAGTTGGCGCGTCGAAATCAGAAGATTCTGGTGGGGCCGTGGGTGCATCGAGCGAATACATGGACTCATGCGGGCGAGGTCGACTTCGGCTACGACTCGCTGCTGGACTTGCGATACATCGAGCTTGGATGGATGGACCGGTGGCTGAAGGGGGCGAAGAACGGCTTAGACCAGGAAGCGCCGGTGAAGCTGTTTGTGATGGGGATAAACCAGTGGCGCGACGAGCGGGAATGGCCGCTGGCGAGGGCAAACTACGTTCCCTTTTATCTGCACAGTCGTGGAAACGCCCGAACCCTTAGAGGAGATGGCGTCCTATCCAAGGAGAAGCCTTCACAAGAGTCGCCAGACGGCTATGAGTACGACCCTACGTTGCCGACGCCGACTCGTGGCGGCAGCACCTGCTGCAACCCGGAGGTGCTGCCCTACGGGGCTTATGACCAACGGGTCGTGGAACAGCGGAGTGACGTTCTGGTGTACACGTCGGAAGCGCTGCTGGAGGATATGGAGGTGACCGGGCCGGTGTGGGCGACGGTTTACGCCAGCTCGTCGACGGTGGACACAGATTTCACGGCGAAGCTGGTGGACGTGCACCCGGATGGGTATGCCCTGAACCTGTGCGACGGCATCCTTCGGGCGCGCTATCGCGAGTCGAGGGAGAGGCAGAAGCTGATGGAGCCCGGGAAGGTCTACGAGTTCAAAATTAATCTAGGGCCCACCAGCAACGTTTTCTTAAAGGGGCACCGGATAAGGTTTGAGATAGCTAGCTGTAATTTTCCTCGCTTTGACCGCAACCTCAACACCGGGGCCGACCCCTTTGCGACCGACGCGGAGATAAAGGTGGCGCAGCAGCGAGTCTTCCATGAAAGCGCCTACCCATCACATGTTCTGCTGCCGGTTATTCCATCGCGCTAA
- a CDS encoding amidohydrolase family protein — MSMNLLIRNVRLIDGSGAPPIPSVNVAVEDGVIRWIGEGRLNPSRHPHYEDINAEDLTLVPGWFDCHEHFSGDGGQNGVMQMDVDRDSREVIFFRAAANAHRALLSGQTSARDVGSPYGIGITLARAVAAGSLPGPRITASGQWIQMPTTWPYGIVRTVESAEEMRKVIRDQIAQGAGLIKVGATGVREDGTGYGTLGPKIAKLVADMAHKAGLKAAAHCVGGFEGTYQAVAAGIDSIEHCSHVDEKTAKLMEKNGTFGVPTMSTFDYRLSHAKVWGLLKDEIAASEARRDASVKSFKNMLKHGVKVACGTDAGGSPVRHGTAVHEMEVMVRYGMTPMQALESATRLAAELVGTLDHVGTVEPGKLADMVLVDGDPLSDIGSLRNVWAAFQGGRRIR; from the coding sequence ATGTCTATGAACTTGCTTATACGGAATGTAAGGCTTATCGACGGCAGCGGCGCGCCGCCTATCCCTTCCGTCAATGTGGCGGTGGAGGATGGAGTTATCAGATGGATAGGAGAGGGACGGCTCAACCCTTCCAGGCATCCGCATTATGAGGACATTAACGCGGAAGACCTGACGCTGGTGCCCGGCTGGTTTGACTGCCATGAGCATTTCAGCGGGGACGGCGGTCAAAACGGCGTCATGCAGATGGACGTGGATAGGGACAGCCGGGAAGTGATCTTTTTTAGGGCCGCGGCGAACGCGCATCGGGCCTTGTTATCGGGACAGACCTCGGCGCGGGACGTGGGGTCGCCGTACGGGATAGGAATCACATTGGCGAGGGCCGTGGCGGCAGGGTCGCTGCCGGGGCCGAGGATAACCGCCTCAGGCCAGTGGATTCAGATGCCGACGACATGGCCTTATGGAATTGTTCGGACTGTGGAGAGCGCCGAGGAGATGCGGAAGGTGATAAGAGACCAGATAGCCCAGGGTGCGGGGCTTATCAAGGTGGGCGCCACGGGTGTCAGGGAGGATGGGACGGGCTACGGAACACTAGGCCCCAAGATAGCCAAACTGGTGGCGGACATGGCCCACAAGGCGGGGCTTAAGGCCGCCGCCCACTGCGTGGGCGGGTTCGAGGGGACGTACCAGGCGGTGGCGGCTGGCATCGACTCGATTGAACACTGCTCACACGTGGACGAAAAGACAGCCAAGCTCATGGAGAAGAACGGCACCTTTGGTGTGCCGACGATGTCGACTTTCGACTACCGGCTGAGCCATGCCAAGGTGTGGGGTCTGCTAAAAGACGAGATAGCCGCGTCGGAAGCGAGAAGGGACGCCTCAGTCAAGAGCTTTAAGAATATGCTGAAACACGGCGTGAAGGTCGCCTGCGGCACCGACGCGGGGGGGTCGCCGGTGCGACACGGCACCGCCGTCCACGAGATGGAGGTGATGGTGCGGTACGGGATGACGCCCATGCAGGCCCTGGAGTCGGCGACGCGGCTGGCGGCGGAGCTGGTGGGGACGTTGGACCATGTGGGGACAGTGGAGCCAGGCAAGCTGGCGGACATGGTGCTGGTGGACGGAGACCCGCTATCCGATATCGGCAGCCTGCGGAACGTCTGGGCGGCGTTCCAGGGGGGGCGGCGGATAAGGTGA
- a CDS encoding ABC transporter substrate-binding protein codes for MRFPRWSSRLSLFSVLALFSLFTLLIVGCGDDETPTATTRPGVTASPTATATATSRPSPTNTPTSAPKVAVESRLKVAIPTPSFQVTMVHLMNQISARIMPQYDYLVGHHHQTNEEMPQLARGWTMGPDGKAFNFKLRSGIPYYRDGKPIPGMTMTAKDVILAFGLAAGKDSQKTVQVRPEFGGKVDADIVDDQELNLRLAFPSPDLLFLISDEYAVGVVSKDHWDKTGGEEGYQKDPIGNGPWSMVELKTNEYVLHKRNENHYRKTPDFAEAQFLFVKEAATRLGMIINKEAHIVSVPRGIQQQAKDAGMVVYKSTLPAVHVQLRFSWFKPENYIDPATGKRPTGAKDQGTTVRGYDPNDPLRKLEVRKAINLAIDRDKINKTFYKGEGFPEVDYFPPWRNDFKDEWAPIPGPEGKTGKAGGWPYPYDPATAKQLISALYPQRMKTTIVVGNNQDVNQEQPDVAEAIAGMLKEVGIDVTLDAKPVADVLEMWSQRDRANTSYLISPSLDPACVVPTFIWWKGARGVQDFDEIVKLKEDCDKTMDPEARRKLAQGFGDWWVKNYISAPIVWLFADATVNPAVVQEYKVNMLHMGPVRYHEYTKPVLK; via the coding sequence ATGAGATTCCCCCGCTGGTCGTCACGTTTGAGTCTCTTTAGCGTTCTTGCCCTGTTTAGCCTTTTCACGCTGCTGATAGTGGGCTGCGGAGATGATGAAACCCCCACCGCGACCACTAGGCCCGGGGTCACGGCTAGCCCCACCGCTACGGCCACAGCTACGTCAAGGCCCAGCCCTACCAACACTCCCACCAGCGCTCCTAAGGTGGCTGTAGAGTCAAGGTTGAAGGTGGCCATACCAACTCCGAGCTTCCAGGTCACTATGGTGCACCTGATGAACCAAATTTCGGCTCGCATTATGCCTCAGTACGACTACCTGGTAGGCCACCACCACCAGACCAATGAAGAGATGCCTCAATTGGCCAGGGGATGGACAATGGGCCCTGACGGCAAAGCTTTTAACTTCAAGCTGCGTTCGGGCATTCCGTACTATCGTGACGGCAAGCCTATACCTGGGATGACCATGACGGCTAAAGACGTTATCCTGGCCTTTGGGCTGGCTGCGGGAAAGGACAGTCAAAAAACTGTTCAAGTTAGGCCGGAATTCGGCGGAAAAGTTGATGCCGATATTGTTGATGATCAAGAACTAAATCTTCGCCTGGCCTTCCCAAGCCCGGACCTATTGTTCCTGATCTCAGATGAATATGCAGTTGGGGTAGTCAGCAAAGACCACTGGGACAAGACGGGTGGTGAAGAAGGCTATCAGAAGGACCCCATAGGCAACGGTCCCTGGAGCATGGTGGAACTCAAGACTAACGAATACGTGCTCCACAAGAGGAATGAAAATCACTACCGCAAGACGCCTGATTTTGCGGAGGCCCAATTCCTCTTTGTTAAAGAGGCGGCTACCCGTCTGGGCATGATTATTAACAAAGAGGCCCATATAGTTTCTGTTCCTAGGGGCATACAGCAGCAGGCCAAGGATGCCGGCATGGTGGTCTATAAGAGTACCCTGCCAGCAGTCCACGTGCAGCTAAGGTTTTCCTGGTTCAAGCCTGAAAACTACATAGATCCGGCTACGGGCAAGCGTCCTACCGGAGCAAAGGACCAGGGCACTACGGTTAGAGGCTATGATCCGAACGACCCGCTTCGCAAGCTGGAAGTCCGCAAGGCTATTAACCTGGCCATTGACCGTGACAAGATTAACAAGACCTTCTACAAGGGTGAAGGCTTCCCTGAAGTCGACTACTTCCCGCCCTGGCGTAACGACTTCAAGGACGAGTGGGCCCCTATCCCCGGCCCTGAAGGGAAGACCGGCAAGGCCGGCGGATGGCCGTATCCGTACGATCCCGCCACGGCCAAGCAGCTCATCTCCGCCCTTTATCCTCAGCGTATGAAGACAACTATCGTGGTCGGCAACAACCAGGACGTGAACCAGGAGCAACCTGATGTGGCCGAGGCAATTGCTGGAATGCTTAAGGAAGTGGGTATAGATGTGACCCTTGATGCGAAGCCTGTGGCCGACGTGCTCGAAATGTGGTCACAACGCGACCGAGCTAACACTTCATACCTAATCTCCCCGTCTTTGGACCCTGCTTGTGTAGTGCCCACCTTCATATGGTGGAAAGGAGCGCGGGGAGTCCAGGACTTTGACGAGATAGTCAAGCTAAAGGAAGACTGCGACAAGACGATGGACCCAGAAGCCAGGCGCAAACTGGCCCAGGGCTTTGGCGACTGGTGGGTGAAGAACTACATCAGCGCGCCTATCGTCTGGCTCTTCGCGGACGCTACTGTTAACCCGGCTGTGGTGCAGGAGTACAAGGTCAACATGCTGCACATGGGGCCAGTCCGCTACCATGAGTACACCAAGCCTGTGCTAAAGTAA